The Streptomyces sp. NBC_00162 sequence CATCGACGAACTGCGGCCCGTCCTCCAGGTCTCCCTGCACGCCACCGACCTCGGCGGCTCCTGGGTCCAGCTCACCCGGGACATTCCCGGCCTCGCCGAGCCCTTCGGCAAATCGGCCGCCGAGCTGCGCATCCCGGTGGAGAACGGGGCCTCGGATGCCGCCGGCTGGCCCTCCCCCGGGCCGGGGATCTTCGTGATCCCGCAGCCGGGGAGCGAGGACGCCGGTGCCTTCCATCCCGAGGACACCCGGCTCAGCACCTGGTACCACGCCCACCGGTACGACGGCACCACCGCGATCGTCGAAGTCCCCATGTGGGCCTCCGACCTGGTCGACGACCCGGCCCCGCACCCCGACCCGCGCGGCGCCCTGCGGATGCTGGCCGGACGGCTCGGCGAGGACACCGCCCGCGTGGCCGCCGTACGGGACGGGATCCGGTACGGCCCGCTGCCCTACGAGGACCCGGCCGCGGCGCCCCTGCTGCGCGCGGTGGACTGGACGCTCGCGCTGATCCCCCGGATCACCGCCGAGTGGACCGGCGACGGGGCTCCCGCCGAGGCCACCGCGGCGTACGTCGCCAGCATCGACGCCTTCGGGCGGCGTCTGTCGCTGCGCGCCGCCGCGATGCTGCTGCGGGTGCTGCGCACCCAGGGTCACGGGTCGGCGCCCGGGCTGGACCGGCTGGTCACGGGGTGGTGCGAAGACTTCGCGGCCCGCTTCCAGGCCCGCTGGGTCCCGGTGGCCACGCAGGTGGAACACCAGTCCCGGACCGTCCTGGCCGCGTACGAACGCCTCGTCGCGCCCTAGAAGGGGTCCACGGGCCAGGGCCGCGCCCAGCCCGTGGCCGCGAGCCTCCTCGGCGGCGAACAGCTGCGGCCCTGGCCGCCCGGCGAGATCCGGCGGCCGGGTTCAGCTCGAGGACAGCCGGAAGGTCATCTTCCCGAAACCGACCTGGTCGCCGTCCCGGACCACCGCGGAACCCGTCACGCGGTGCCCGTTGACCGTGGTCCCGTTCGTGGAGCCGAGGTCCTTGAGCACCCACACCCCGTCACGCAGGCTGAGTTCCGCGTGCGCCCGGGAGACGGTCTCGTGGCTGAGCCGCAGCCCGTTGCCCGGGTCGCGGCCGATCCGCAGGCCACCCGCGCTGGGGTGCGGCAGCAGCAGCTTGGGCAGCTTCTCGGCGGCCCAGGCGCGCCGGACTCCGACCGAGACGGCGGAGACCCGCCCCACCCAGCCGAACAGCCGACGGGTCCAAGGGCTTTCGGCACCCTCGCGCGCCTGGAGGTCGGCGGTGAGGACGGCGAGGTCCTCGGAGCGCCGCGCGACCAGGGCGAGTTCCATCCGGCGCAGGAACGTGTCGTGGGACAGCTTGCCGAGGGCAGCGCCCTCCCTGAGCTGGCCCAGCGCCCGGTCGCGCTCGGCGTCCGAGAGCCGCGGCACGGGGTAGGCGGGGAACTCAAAACTCGACGTCACAGGGTGATTGTCGGCCCGTCGGGGCCGGAGTGTCCAGAACACCCCCGCCGGGCCGGGAATGATGGGCAGGATACGCATGCTGAACAGCGCCGCAGACGAGGGGAACGTCCGTGCAGTTCGAGGTGTGGGCACCGCTGAAGGGTCATGTCGCCATGCGACTCGACGACGCGACGTACGAGATGGCACGCGATCCGGAGCGGGACGGCTGGTGGACCGCGCAGGCCCCGGCCGCCGACGGAAGCCGGTACGGATTCCTCCTGGACGGCGGATCCGTCCCGCGGCCGGACCCGCGCGGCCGGCGGCTGCCCGACGGACCCGACGGCCTGTCGGCGGTGGTCGACTTCGAGGCCCTGCGCGAGCCGGGAGCCCCGGCGCCGCGCACCCCGCTCCAGGACGCGGTCCTGTACGAGCTGCACATCGGCACCTTCACCCCCGAGGGCACCTTCGACGCCGCCGCCGCCCGCCTGGGCCACCTCACCGGCCTCGGCGTCACCCACGTGGAACTGATGCCCGTCTGTCCCTTCCCCGGCCGGCACGGCTGGGGGTACGACGGGGTCGCCCCCTGGGCGGTGCACGAGCCGTACGGCGGCCCGGCCGGGCTGGCCCGGTTCGTCGAGGCGGCCCACGCCGCCGGGCTGGGCGTGGTCCTGGACGTGGTCCACAACCACCTCGGCCCCTCCGGCAACCACCTGCCCGCCTACGGTCCGTACTTCACCGACACCCACCACACCCCCTGGGGCGCGGCGGTGAACCTGGACGCGCCCGGCTCCGACGAGGTGCGCGCGTACCTCCTGGGCAGCGCGCTGGCCTGGCTGCGGGACTACGGGATCGACGGGCTGCGGCTCGACGCCGTGCACGCGCTGGCCGACGGGCGGGCCCTGACCTTCCTGGAGGAACTGGCCGCCGCCGTGGACGAGCTGGCGGCCGAGACCGGCCGTCCGCTGTTCCTGATCGCCGAGTCCGACCGGTGCGACCCGCGCACCACCACCCCCCGCGCCGACCGCGGCCTGGGGCTCCACGCACAGTGGAACGACGACTTCCACCACGCCCTGCACTGCGCGCTGACCGGTGAATCCCAGGCGTACTACGCCGACTTCGCCCAGGCCCCGATGGCCGCGCTCGCCAAGACACTGACCCGCGCCTTCTTCCACGACGGCACCTGGTCCTCCTTCCGGGGCCGCACCCACGGCCGTCCGGTGGACCGCCGCCGGACCCCGGCCCACCGTTTCCTCGGCTACACCCAGACCCACGACCAGATCGGCAACCGGGCACTCGGCGACCGGCTCGCCGCCTCGCTCTCCCCCGGGCTGCTGGCCTGCGCCGCGACCGTGGCACTGACCGGTCCGTTCGTGCCGATGCTGTTCATGGGCGAGGAGTGGGGTGCGGGCACCCCGTGGCAGTACTTCACCGACCACCCCGACGCGGAGCTGGCCGAGGCCGTACGGACGGGCCGGCGGCGGGAGTTCGCGGCGCACGGCTGGAAGGCCGAAGAGATCCCCGACCCGCAGGACCCGGCCACCCGGGACCGCTCCTGCCTGGACTGGGCGGAGCCGGAGCAGCCGGGCCACGCCCGCCTGCTGGCCTGGTACCGCACCCTGGTCGCGCTGCGCCGCTCGCACCCGGACCTGCGCGACCCGGACCTGGCGGCGGTCCGGGTCGCCCATGACGAGGAGCGGCGCTGGCTCACCTTCCGGCGGGGCGACGTACGGGTGGCCGTGAACCTCTCCCCGGATCCGGTGACGATCGCGCTGGGGCGCAACGGGGTACGGGTGCTGGCCGCCTGGGAGCCGCTCGAACACCCGGGCCCGGACGGGCGGATCCATGTACCGGGTGAATCCGCCGTCGTGCTGGGACCGTGAACCCGTGAGCCCGTGAACCCGTGAGTCCTACTCGACGATCGCGAGCTCGCGCGGGGCGTTGTTGAGGCGGCTTCCGCCGTCCTCGGTGACGGTCACGATGTCCTCAATGCGGACGCCGAAGCGGCCGGGCAGGTAGACGCCCGGCTCCACGGAGAAGCACATGCCGGGGACCAGGGGCTGCTCCTCGCCCTCGACCATGTACGGCGGCTCGTGGGTGGTGACGCCGATGCCGTGGCCGGTGCGGTGGATGAAGCGGTCGCCGTAGCCGAACTCGGTGATCACCGCGCGGGCCGCCCGGTCCACCTCCTGGCAGGAGACCCCCGGCCGGACCGCGGCCACCCCGGCCTGCTGTGCCTCACGCACGACGTCGTGGACGCGCTGCTCCTCGGCGGTCGGCTCGCCCACGTGCACGGTGCGGGAGATGTCGGAGCCGTAGCCGTACCGCAGGCCGCCGAAGTCGAGGACGATCATGTCGCCGTGCTGGATGACCCGTTCGCCGGCCTCGTGGTGCGGGTTGGCCCCGTTGGGTCCGGAGCCGACGACGGTGAAGTCGACCTGGGAGTGGCCGTGTACGCGCAGCAGCGCGGCCAGGTCCTCGGCGACCTCGGTCTCCCGGCGGCCCGCGAAGGGGAGGTGGAGGATCTGCGCGTAGGCGGCGTCGGCGGCCTCGCCCGCCGCGGCCAGGCGCTCGAGCTCCCGCTCGTCCTTCACCGCGCGCAGCATGGGCAGCGAGTCGGTGAGCGGAACGTAGGAGGTGGTGGGCAACTCCCGCTGCAGTCCGAGGAGATGCAGGGCCCAGGTGTTGTCGCTCACCCCGAAGCGCCCGGCCGCGTCCAGCAGCGGGGCGGTGACCGCGTACGGGTTCTTCCCGTCGGTCCAGTCCCGCAGGGCCAGCGCGGCGGCGCCGGGGGCCTTGGCGGCGTCGGGCGCCTCCAGCGCGGGCACCACGAGCACCGGGTCCTGCCCGGCGGCCAGGACCAGCAGGGTGAGCCGCTCGGTCTCGGCGGTGGGGCGGTAGCCGGTGAGGTGGGTGAGGTCGGGCCCGGGGGCGATCAGCAGCCCGGCCAGTCCGGCGTCGGCGGCGGTCTGCGCGGCGGCCGCCATCCGGGCCGCGTAGTCCTCGGCCGTGAAGGGTGCGGGTTCATGGGTCATACGGGTGATCCTGCCGTGAGCCGCGCGGCGGGGGCAGTGGCCGCGCCGGTCCGGCTCCTCCTCGCCCCCCCGCCCGTCGCTGTGAGCGGGGCCACATCGGTCCGCGGCACGTCGGCCCGCCCCGGATAACGCGTCGCGGGAGCACCCCCCTGATCGGCTATGCTGTGCGTGCACGTCGAACGGGTGGTCCGCCACCCTTCGTGGTGGGTGTAGCTCAGTTGGTAGAGCACCTGGTTGTGGTCCAGGTGGCCGCGGGTTCAAGTCCCGTCACTCACCCTTTGGGTCCCGTGAGGGGTACGAGGTTTCCTCGTACCCCTCACGGGCGTTTCCGGGGTCGGCTAGGCCCGCAGGAAGGCCTCCACCTCGGTGGCGAAGGTCACCGGGGTCTCGTGCGGCGGGTAGTGGCCGGCGCCCGGGAGGATGCGGATCCGGCAGTTCGGGTACCAGGCCTGCCAGGTGGCGCGCATCACCTCGGCGGTCAGCGCGAGGTCGTACTCCCCGACCAGGACCAGCACCGGGACGGTGTTGCCCTTCACGGCGGAGGAAAGGTCGAGGGGCTGCCAGCTCTCCAGGTAGGCGGCGAAGGCCTCGGGCCGGGAGACGTCCAGGGAGTGCGCGACCATGCGGTCCACCCAGCGGCGGCTCGCCCGGTTCCCGGTGACGAGGTCGAGGATGATGCGCCGGCTCTCCGGGTCCTCGGCGGCGCCGTGGAAGAGGGTGTGGGTCGCGTCGTCCATCTCGTAGGGCGCGGCCGGCACGGGCGCGAGCCCGATCAGCTTCTCGATCCGCTCGGGGGCGCGGACGAGGACCTGCTGGACCGCCTTGCCGCCCATGGAGTGGCCGAGGAGGGAGAAGGTCTCCCAGCCGAGCTCGTCGGCGAGCGCGAGGACGTCGTCGGCGATCTCGGGGAGGTCGTACCGGCCGGGGACGTCCCGCCGCTCGCCGTAGCCGCGGTAGTCGAGGAAGGCGTACGAGAACCCCTCGGGGTCCAGGTAGTCCAGCACGGAGCCCCAATTGGCGGAGGTGCCGAACCAGTCGTGCAGCACGATGACGCGGACGGGCCCGGTGCCGATCCTGCGGTGGGCGATGGCCATGCGTTCTCCCTCGGTGACGGGGTGGAAGACAACCAGCGCCGTACGTTCTGCCCACCGGGCCTACCATCACACCGTGCAGCCGATATCGAGTCCCGAGCCGCTGGCCATGGGGGATTACTCGCGCCCCGACGGGGCGCGCCACCCCCATCACCCCCGGAGCTACGCGATCACCGACCCGGCGGAGATCGCCGAGGTGCGGGCCGTGCGCCCGTACAACCGGCACTCCGAGCACCCCACGGACCCCTATGACGGCGGGCCGGTCGATTGCATGTGCGGCGAGGACTGGAGCCCCGCTCGCTCCACGCCCGAGTCCGAGCGCCTGCTCGACCCGCTGTCCCCCGACGGGATCCCGGCCCGCCACCGCGCCCGGTGGGCCGCCGAGGCGCCCGAGGGGTTGCGGGAGTACGCCTGGGCTCTTGCCCGGGGTGAGGAGGAGCCGGACCTGCCTCGGGAGGTGCCCCTGAGCGTGGTGTTCAGCTGGCTGGGCGCCCCGCGGAAGGAGCCCCGCGACGCGGCGTCGCTGCTCGCGGAGCTGGGCCCCTGGCGGCTGCTGGCCGGGGCGGCCACGGAGGAACTGGCCTGGGCGGTGCGCGAGACGGACCGGGCCGGCCTGGAGGGCGCCGTACGGTTCTTCTCGAGCGAGGAGTTCACCACCCGCCACCCGAAGCGCCGCCGGGTCCCGGACACCGCCCGCGACCGCCTGCTCCGGCACGCCCGCAGCCACCGCCCCGGCGACCTCCCGGTCCTGGAACGGCGGCTGCTGCGCACCCCGGAGGACCGGGTCAGACGGTCTTGATCGCCGGGTCGGAGATGCCCGGGGCGCCCGTCTCCACGTGGCCGGCGAAGCGGCGCAGGAAGGTGGCGTCCGCGTCGGAGACGACCTTGACGTCGTACCAGCGGCCCGTGGTGCGCAGGTCCACCGTGTGGGAGACCGTGGCGCCGGGGTTGACCCGGAAGGTCTGGGCCGCACCGCCGTAGGCGTTGGTCACCGTGAGGTTGACCGCGGCCGAACCGGGGTTGGTCAGGGTGAGGGCCAGATTGCCGGTCGAGGCCTCGTGGCGCGCCGTGACCTCGGGGCCGGCCTTCTTCGCCGGGCCCTTCCAGGTGCGCACGAAGCCGTTGGGGCCCCACACCGTGAGGTCGATCTGGTTACCGGTGGAGCTGCTGGTGCTCCAGGTGTCCGAGAGGGTCTTGCCCGCCTCGACCGTGTAGGGCCAGGGGCCGTCCGTACGGTTGCCCGAGGTGCTGTGGAAGTGGGCGCCGAGGCTGGGACCGCTGGCGAAGGTCAGGGTGAACTTGCCCGTGGAGACCGTGGCCTTGCCGTCCACGTACGGGCTGTAGCCCAGGGCGCGGGTCGGCTTGGAGCCTGCCTCCTGCTTGGGCAGGGTGCCCGTGGCCGGCGGGGTCGGGTGGTAGGACGGGTGGCGGTTCTTGTCCGGCGGGATGTACCCGGCCGTGGAGGGCAGGGCGGCGGGCGCGGCGTCGGCCTGGGTGAAGTCGAAGGCCGAGGTCAGGTCGCCGCAGACCGCGCGGCGCCACGGGGAGATGTTGGGCTCCTGCACGCCGAAGCGCTTCTCCATGAAGCGGATCACCGAGGTGTGGTCGAAGGTCTCCGAGCAGACGTAGCCGCCCTTGCTCCACGGGGAGACCACGATCATCGGGACGCGCGGGCCGAGGCCGTACGGGCCGGCCGCGTAGCCGGAGACGCCCCCGGTGTAGAGGTCGCCGGTGACGCTCGCCGTGGACAGGCCCCAGGCGGAGGAGGTGGGCGGGTACGGCGGGACGACGTGGTCGAAGAAGCCGTCGTTCTCGTCGTAGGTGATGAACAGGGCCGTCTTCGCCCACACGGCCGGGTTCGCGGTCAGCGAGTCCAGGACCTGCGAGATGTACCAGGCGCCGAAGTTCGTCGGCCAGTTGGAGTGCTCGCTGAACGCCTCGGGGGCGGCTATCCAGGAGACCTGCGGGAGGGTGCCGTTGACGACGTCCGCGCGCAGCTTGTCGAAGTAGCCGCCGCCCGCCTTGACGTTGGTGCCCGTGCGGGCCTTCTCGTACAGGGCGCTGCCGGGCTGGGCGTTGCGGAAGCTGTTGAAGTACAGCAGCGAGTTGTCGCCGTAGTTGCCGCGGAAGGCGTCGTTGATCCAGCCCCAGGAACCGGCCGCGTTCAGGCCGTCGCCGATGTCCTGGTAGACCTTCCAGGAGACGCCGGCCGACTCCAGGCGCTCGGGGTAGGTCTTCCAGCCGTAGCCGGCCTCCTGGTTGCCCAGGACCGGGCCGCCGCCGGTGCCGTCGTTGCCCGTGTAGCCCGTCCACATGTAGTAGCGGTTCGGGTCGGTGGCGCCGATGAAGGAGCAGTGGTAGGCGTCGCACACGGTGAAGGCGTCGGCGAGGGCGTAGTGGAACGGGATGTCGTTCCGGGTCATGTACGACATGGTCGTGGCCGTCTTGGCCGGGACCCATTTGTCGTACTTGCCGTTGTTGTACGCCTGGTGGCCGCCGGCCCAGTCGTGGTTCAGGCCCTCGAGGAACTGCATCCCGAGGTCCGCGACCTGCGGGTTGAAGGGGAGGATGTCCTTCGTCCCGTTGGACTGGTGGAAGACGGACTTGCCGTTGTCCTGGAGGACGGGCCGCGGGTCGCCGAAGCCCCGGACCCCCTTCATCGCGCCGAAGTAGTGGTCGAAGGACCGGTTCTCCTGCATCAGGACGACGACGTGCTCGATGTCCTGGATCGTGCCGGTGGTGCCCTGCGCCTGGATGGCGGCGGCCCGCGCGATGCTGTCGTTCAGCATCGTCAGGGCGGCGGTACCGCCGGCGATCTGGAGGAACCTGCGGCGATTGAGTTCTGCCATGGCGTGACGACCTCTGCGGGTGAGGGGCGAGTCGAGGGGCGCCCCAAGGACAGCGCCCCCGGAGTACCGGACGGAGATCCTTGTCTGACACCTGGCCGTACAGCCGGAGAACGGAAGGGTCACTGCCGACGGCCCGCGCGTCTGGCGAAGACGGTAAGGGAACCACCCTTCGCGCAACAGCCCCCGGAGTCACTCCACTTCGAGGTCAGGGCCCCGGCCGGGGGTACTCATCCGGCCCGTGCACCGATCTGAGCATCCGTACTCAGGCCCGGGAGATGGCGGCTTGTCATCGTGTGGGCATGCCCTTTCAGCCAAGTGACCCGCAGCCGCGCGCCGGGATAACCGCCGTCGGCAGCCTGCTGCCCGCCGAGGTCCTCTCCTCGGACTCCCTCCAGCGGGAGGTGGCCCGCCGCAGTGGCCTCACGCTGCCGCCGACGCTGCTGAGGCAGGCCACCGGGATCGTCTCCCGCCGCGTCGCGGGCCCGGAGGTGTACGCCTCCACGCTCGCCGTGGGCGCCGCCCGCCGGGCGCTGGACGCCGCCGGGCTGGGCCCGCTCGACATCGACCTGCTGCTCTTCGCCTCCGCCTCCCGCGACATGGTCGAGCCCGCCACCGCGCACATCGTGCAGGCGGAGCTGGGGTCGCGGGCCCACGCCCTGGACGTCACGAACGCCTGCAACAGCTTCGTGAACGGGATCGACCTCGCCCGGTCGATGATCATGGCCGGGCGGGCTCGGCGGGCCCTGGTGGTCACCGGAGAGACCCCGAGCCGGGCGGTGCGCAAGGATCCCGCCGACGCCGCCGGGTTCCGCAGCGGCTTCGCGGGGTACACGTTCGGCGACGCGGGGGCCGCCGTGGTCGTGGAGGCCGTGGAGCGCGGCGGGATCCTCGACGTGGACACCGAGACCCACTCGGAGCACTGGGAGGTCGGGGGCATCCCGGGCGGCGGTTCGCGCCACCCGCGCGGGGACGAGTACACCTACTTCCGCGGCGACGGGCACGAACTGCGCGGCGTCTTCGAGAAGGTGGGCACCGCAGTCATCGACCGGACGCTGCACCGGACGGGGATGGACTGGGACGGCTTCGCCAAGGTGCTGGTGCACCAGGTGACCGTGCCGTACCTGGAGCGGTTCGCTGAGCTGACCGGGGTGCCGGCCGGGAAGCTGGTGGTGACCGTGCCCGAGCTCGGCAACGTCGCGAGCGCGAGCATCGGAGTCCAGCTGGACCGGGTGTTCTCCGAACTGGAGCCGGGGGACAGGGTGTTGTTCGTCGGACTCGGCGGTGGTATCAGCATCATGACGATGGTCTGGGAGAAGTCATGAGCCAGGCGATGTGGGTGGTCGTGCCCGCGCACGAGGAGGAGGCCCGCCTCGCGCAGACCCTGCGGGCCCTGGCCGCGCAGCGGGACCGGGACTTCACCCTGCTGGTCGTCGACAACGCCTCGGCGGACCGGACGGCCGCGATCGCCCGGGAGTTCGCCGCCGGCGCACCCTTCCCGGTCGAGGTGATCGAGGAGCCCGAGAAGGGGGTCGGCTCGGCCGTGGACACCGGATTCCGGTACGCGATCGGCCGGGGCGCGGCCCTGCTCGCCCGCACGGACGCCGACTGCCTGCCCCGGCCCGGCTGGACGCGCGCCGCGCGGGCCGCCCTCGCCGAGCGCCCCGGGCTGGTGTGCGGGCGGATCGTCGCCCGGCGCGACGAGCACGGCCCGCTCGGCCGGGCCGGCTTCGGCCTCCTCGTGGCGCTCGCCGCGCTGTTCGGGCGGCTGCGTCCCGGGCACGCGCGCCGCAAGGGCTTCCGGGCCCCGTACCGCATGCACGCCGGGAACAACATGGCCATCACCGCCGAGCTGTACCTGGCCGTCGGCGGCATGCCCCGGCGCCCCTCGCCGACCGACCGGCTCTTCCTCAACGCCGTACGCCGCCACACCGACCGGATCGCGCACTGCCGGGAGATGGTCGTGGAGAACTCCACGCGGCGCCTGCGGGCCTACGGGATGGCGGGCACCGCCCGCTGGTACCTGGACCAGGGCAGCGGCACGCACGGAACGGATCCCCGCTGATGCTCGACCGTCTCGACCACGCGCTGCGCAGCCGCCCCGAGCGGCCGGCCGTACTCACCGCCACGCGGACCGGCGCTCCCCGGATCCGGGCCACCCGCGGGGAACTCGCCGAGCTGTCCGACGCGTTCGCCGCCGCCCTGCACGCGCGCGGGCTGCGCGCCGGGGACACCGTCGGCGTCGCCGTACGGCCCGGGCCGCGGGCCCTCGCCGTGCTGCTCGCCCTGTGGCGGCTCGGGCTGCGCGGGGCCGTGCTCGACCCGGGCGCGGGGCCGGACGTGCTGCGCGCCCGGCTGTCCCTGGCCCGGCCCTCACTGGTGCTGGCCGACGCGGCCGCACAGGCGGTCGCGGGCTGGGCCCGGCCGCTGGCCCGCCGGGCGCGGCTCGCGCTGCCGGACCTGGCCGAGCTGGGTCCGGTGGCCACCGTCGGGCGCCGGCTGCCGGGCTGCGCGCCCGCGCTGGACCTGAGGGCTCCCCGGGCGGGGGTTCCCGTACACGGGGACCACAACGGGGACGCGGTGATCGTGTTCACCTCGGGGACCACCTCCCGGCCGCGCGCCGTCGTACACACCCGGTCGAGCCTGGCCGCCGGGATGGCCACGGTCTCCTCCCTCTTCGACGCGGCCCCGGACCAACCCGTCCTCGGGGGCACCTTCTTCGTCCTCGTTCCCGCGCTGACGTGCGGCGCCCCCGTCGCGCTCCCGGCCCGCGACCCCCGGGTGCTGGCCCGCCAGCTGCACCGGCTGCGCCCCCAGGACACCTATCTGACCCCGCCCGGGCTGCGGGACGCGCTGGACGCGGGCGCCCGCTTCCACGGCCGGGTCTGGACGGGCTCCGCCCCGGCCGACGCCGCCCTGCTGGAACGGGTGCGGGAGGCGGGCGCGGCGCAGGCGTGGGGGGTGTACGCGCTCACCGAGCTGTTCCCGGCCGCCGCGGTCGAGGCCCGGGAGAAGTCCGCCTTCGAGGGCCCGGGCGACCTGGTCGGCGCCCCGCTGCCGGGCGTCCTGGCCAAGCCCGACGCGGACGGCGAGCTGCTGCTGGCCGGGGCCGCGGCCCGCGACCGCTACCTCGGCGAGGAGCCCGACGCGTGGGTGCGTACGGGCGACCGGGCGCGGCTGGACGGCGCGGGCCGGATCGTCCTGGAGGGCAGGTGCAAGGACATGGTGCTGCGCCGGGCGGAGAACATCTATCCGGGGCTGTACGAGCCCGCCCTGCACGTGCCCGGGGTGGAGCTGGCCGTGCTCGTCGGAGTCCCGGCGGGTGACGGCGACGAACGGCTCGTCGCGGTCGTGCAGCCGGGCCGGGGGGTGCGTGAACCCGCCCTGCGCGCCGGGCTGTCGGGCCCCCTGCGGCGGATGGGATCCGCTCGTCCCGACGCGCTGCTGTTCGCCCGGATCCCGCTGGCGGGGCGCTCGCGCAAACCGGACCGGGCGGCGACCGCCGCCCTCGCGGCCCGTCGCCTCGGCGGGTCGGCGTGAGGGGGCACGCGCGGGCCCGGCGGCGCGACCGCCGGGTCTATCTGCGCAGCCATCCCCTGCTGTTCGGGCTGCTCGCCGCCACGCGCGGGCGGCCCGTGCGCCGGCTCGGCCGGACCCTGCTGGTGCACGACGCGGGCGCCTACCGCGAGGCGCTGACCCGGCTGCCGCTGGACCGTACGGCGGCCGGTACGACGGGCGGGGCCGCGCGGGCCGCGCTGGGCGGCAGCGGCGGGGTGCTGTTCGACCAGGAGGGCAGCGGGCACCGGGCGGACCGGCGCGGGCTGGCCGGGGAGCTGGGCACGGCCTCGGTCGCGCGGCTGCGTTCGGTGTGGCAGCCCTTGCTCGTACGCCGCCTCTCTCCGCTCGCCGAGGGCGGCGAGGTGGACCTCGTCGAGCTGTCGCGGGAGCTGGCCGGGGCGGTGGTCTGTGCGCTGCTGGACTGCGCCGCCGATCCGCGTGCCGTCGCGCGGGCGGCCGCCGAGGCCGCGGCGGCGTCCGTACGCAGTCACCTGCCCGGGCCGCGCCGACCGGGTGCGCAGGCCGCGGCGGCCCGGGCGGCCGACCGGCTCCGGCGGCTGCTGGGGCCCGCCGACGAGGCGCTGTCCGCGATGGTGGCGGTGGCCGCCGTGAACACCACCGTGGCCGCGCTGCCCCGGTCGGTGGCGTGGTGCGCCGACGCCGGACTGTGGGACCAGGCCGCCGACGAGGCGCTGCTGCCGGTGCTGGCCGACGAGCTGCTGCGGGTCACGGCGGCCTCGCCGCTGCTGCCGCGGGTGGCCGCCTCGCAGGGGTCCGTCGGCGGCTGCCCGGTGCGCGGCGGCGACCGGCTGCTGCTGGTCGCCCGGCACGCGGCCGAGGCGCACCGGCGCGACCCGGACGCCCGGGAGCCCGCCGGTCCGGGCCTGGCGCACCTGGTGTTCGGGGCCGGGCCGCACGCGTGTCCGGGGGCCGGGGCGGCCCGCTTCCTGCTGACCGACGTACTGGCCGCGCTGGCTCCGTACCGGCCGGTCGTGACGCGGGCCCGGGTGGACCGGCGGGCCGCGCTGCCCGGCTGGCGCTCGCTGACCGTGCGGGCGGGATCATGAGGGCCGCCCGTATCGCGGTCACGGGTGCCAGCGGCTTCTGCGGCGGGCACGTCGCACGCACGGCTTCGGCGGGCGGTGCCGAGGTGGTGTGCCTGGGCCGCAGGCCCGGCCCGCTGGGGGAGCACCGCTTCTGGGACGCCGCCCAGGGCGATCTGGACCTCACCGGGGTGGACCTGGTGGTGCACTGCGCCGCCGCGGTCGGCGATCCCGCCCCCGGCTCCCGGGCCGAGGCACTGATGCGCGAGGTCAACGTGGGCGGTACGCGGCGCCTGCTGAGGGCGGCGGACGGCCGGCCGGTGGTCTGGGTGAGCAGCGCCAGCGTCTACGACCCGCGCCTCGACCGGCGCCTGGTCACCGAGGAGCATCCGCGCGCGGGCCAGCTGAACGCCTACGGCCGTACCAAGGCGGCCGGCGAGGCCCTCGCCCTGGCCGGCGGTGCGGTGGTGCTGCGGCCGAGGGCGGTCTACGGCCCCGGCGACACCCAGCTGCTGCCCCGGCTGCTCTCCCGGGTCCGGGCCGGGAC is a genomic window containing:
- a CDS encoding NAD-dependent epimerase/dehydratase family protein — its product is MRAARIAVTGASGFCGGHVARTASAGGAEVVCLGRRPGPLGEHRFWDAAQGDLDLTGVDLVVHCAAAVGDPAPGSRAEALMREVNVGGTRRLLRAADGRPVVWVSSASVYDPRLDRRLVTEEHPRAGQLNAYGRTKAAGEALALAGGAVVLRPRAVYGPGDTQLLPRLLSRVRAGTLLLPGPDVELSLTAVENLAEACLAAAGWPPGAYNVADAEPYARDRAVREVLRAHGVRARIRHLPLPVARAAARFAESLPTAEPALSRYAVDQLAHPVVLDTARARSRGWTPGRTLADYLASVAEGGRSGRVRPSPWLPRRR